In one window of Vulpes vulpes isolate BD-2025 chromosome 1, VulVul3, whole genome shotgun sequence DNA:
- the RPL7L1 gene encoding ribosomal protein uL30-like isoform X1, with protein sequence MSSSRCSGNMAEQEQRKKIPLVPENLLKKRKAYQALKATQAKQALLNKKEQNKGKKLKFKRLEWFLHDSWRQQRDRVRLRRLEVKPHGLEVPDKHSLAFIVRIQRINGVSSLVQRTIARLRLKKIFSGVFFRVTPQTMKTLRIVEPYVTWGFPNLKSVRELILKRGQAKVKNKTIPLTDNTVIEEHLGKYGVICLEDLIHEIAFPGKNFQAISAFLRPFHLSMARHATKNRVGFLKEVGLPGYRGESINQLIRQLN encoded by the exons ATGAGCAGTAGCCGCTGCTCGGGAAACATGGCGGAGCAAGA GCAAAGAAAAAAGATCCCTTTGGTTCCAGAAAATCTCCTGAAAAAAAGGAAGGCTTATCAGGCCCTTAAAGCCACTCAAGCAAAGCAGGCGCTTTTGAACAAGAAAGAg cagaataaaggaaaaaagctcAAGTTTAAGCGACTGGAGTGGTTCCTACATGATTCCTGGCGGCAGCAGCGTGACAGGGTGCGCCTCAGACGCCTGGAAGTGAAACCTCATGGCTTAGAAGTGCCAGATAAACATTCCTTGGCCTTCATTGTACGCATCCAAAG GATTAATGGGGTGAGTTCACTGGTACAGAGGACCATTGCAAGGCTGCGCCTGAAGAAGATCTTCAGTGGTGTCTTTTTCAGAGTAACCCCCCAGACCATGAAGACACTGCGGATAGTGGAACCTTATGTGACCTGGGG ATTTCCAAATCTGAAGTCTGTCCGGGAACTCATCTTGAAACGTGGACAAGCCAAGGTCAAGAATAAAACCATCCCTTTGACGGACAACACAGTGATTGAGGAGCATCTGG GGAAGTATGGTGTTATTTGCTTGGAAGACCTCATTCATGAAATTGCCTTTCCGGGGAAGAATTTCCAGGCCATCTCTGCGTTCTTACGTCCTTTCCACCTCTCAATGGCCCGACATGCTACCAAGAACAGAGTGGGCTTCCTCAAGGAGGTGGGCTTACCTGGCTATCGAGGTGAAAGCATCAATCAGCTCATTCGGCAGCTGAATTAA
- the RPL7L1 gene encoding ribosomal protein uL30-like isoform X2, translating into MSSSRCSGNMAEQEQRKKIPLVPENLLKKRKAYQALKATQAKQALLNKKENKGKKLKFKRLEWFLHDSWRQQRDRVRLRRLEVKPHGLEVPDKHSLAFIVRIQRINGVSSLVQRTIARLRLKKIFSGVFFRVTPQTMKTLRIVEPYVTWGFPNLKSVRELILKRGQAKVKNKTIPLTDNTVIEEHLGKYGVICLEDLIHEIAFPGKNFQAISAFLRPFHLSMARHATKNRVGFLKEVGLPGYRGESINQLIRQLN; encoded by the exons ATGAGCAGTAGCCGCTGCTCGGGAAACATGGCGGAGCAAGA GCAAAGAAAAAAGATCCCTTTGGTTCCAGAAAATCTCCTGAAAAAAAGGAAGGCTTATCAGGCCCTTAAAGCCACTCAAGCAAAGCAGGCGCTTTTGAACAAGAAAGAg aataaaggaaaaaagctcAAGTTTAAGCGACTGGAGTGGTTCCTACATGATTCCTGGCGGCAGCAGCGTGACAGGGTGCGCCTCAGACGCCTGGAAGTGAAACCTCATGGCTTAGAAGTGCCAGATAAACATTCCTTGGCCTTCATTGTACGCATCCAAAG GATTAATGGGGTGAGTTCACTGGTACAGAGGACCATTGCAAGGCTGCGCCTGAAGAAGATCTTCAGTGGTGTCTTTTTCAGAGTAACCCCCCAGACCATGAAGACACTGCGGATAGTGGAACCTTATGTGACCTGGGG ATTTCCAAATCTGAAGTCTGTCCGGGAACTCATCTTGAAACGTGGACAAGCCAAGGTCAAGAATAAAACCATCCCTTTGACGGACAACACAGTGATTGAGGAGCATCTGG GGAAGTATGGTGTTATTTGCTTGGAAGACCTCATTCATGAAATTGCCTTTCCGGGGAAGAATTTCCAGGCCATCTCTGCGTTCTTACGTCCTTTCCACCTCTCAATGGCCCGACATGCTACCAAGAACAGAGTGGGCTTCCTCAAGGAGGTGGGCTTACCTGGCTATCGAGGTGAAAGCATCAATCAGCTCATTCGGCAGCTGAATTAA